AGCGCGATTCTCATGGAAGCACGCGATAAGTATCTTGCGATCATGTCAGCTATAGGGTTCCCCAGAGACACGCGTGAGCCTGACGGCGACCCACAAGTTCGCCGCGAGCCTGCCGCGGGAGAAGCGGTGGACGGCGATTCGGCTTCTTACTCCTGGTCTTTCACCAGCAAATGGCGCGTCCCGCCGCAGGAGAACGAGCCCGTCCTCTCCTACGCGCCGGGCACCGCCGAACGCTCGGCGCTGAAGACGCGCCTACGCGAGATGGCGGACGAGCGCGTCGAGATACCGCTGGTCATCGGGGGCCGGAGGATGCTCTCAGGCGAAGTAGCGCACGCGGTGATGCCGCACGCGCACCGGCACGTCCTGGCCGACTGGTACAAGGCCACGCCGGACAACGTGCAACAGGCCGTGCGGGCCGCGCGCAACGCGCAGCGCGACTGGGCGGCGCGGTCGTGGGAAGACCGGGCCTCCGTCTTTCTCAAGGCGGCCGAGCTGCTCTCCACCACCTGGCGCGCCACGCTGAACGCCGCGACGATGCTCGGCCAGTCCAAGACGGCGTACCAGGCGGAGATCGATTCCGCCTGCGAGCTGATCGACTTCTGGAGGATGAACGCGGCCTTCGCGCAGGGGATATACGACACCCAGCCGATCAGCACCGACGACGCGTGGAACCAGCTCGACTACCGCCCGCTGGAAGGGTTCGTGTACGCGATCACTCCGTTCAACTTCACGGCGATCGCGGGGAACCTTCCGACGGCGCCCGCGCTCATGGGGAACACCGTCGTGTGGAAGCCCGCGTCGAGCGCCATGCTCAGCGCGCACTATATCATGGCGCTGCTCGAGGAGGCTGGACTCCCGCCGGGCGTGATCAATCTCGTCGCCGGCGACGCGCGGATGATCTCGGACATGCTGCTCGCCGACGAGAATCTCGCCGGCGTGCACTTCACCGGCAGCACCGAAGTGTTCAACGGGATGTGGAAGACCATCGGCGCCAGCATGGGCAGATACCGCTCCTACCCGCGGATCGTCGGCGAGACAGGCGGCAAGGATTTCATCGTCGCCCACCCGTCGGCCGATCCGGTCGCCGTCGCGGCGGCGATCGTGCGCGGCGGATTCGAGTACCAGGGGCAGAAGTGCTCCGCGGTGAGCCGCGTGTACATCCCGGAATCGCTGTGGCAGGAGGTTCGGGACAGAACCGTCGGCATGATCGAGGAGATCCGGATGGGCGACGTGACGGACTTCCGGAACTTCATGGGGGCCGTGATCGATCAGCGCGCGTTCGAGAAGATCAGCTCGTATCTGGAGCGCACGCCGGATCACGACGTGCTCGCCGGCGGGAACGCCCGCGGCGAGGAAGGCTGGTTCATCGAGCCCACTCTGATCCAGGCGCACAACCCCGACAGCCGCCTGTTGTGCGAGGAGATCTTCGGTCCCGTCGTCACGGCGTACGTCTATCCGGATTCAAAGTGGTCCGAGACGCTTGATCTGGTGGACGGCACCTCGCCGTACGCGCTCACGGGCGCAGTGTTCGCGCGCGACCGCGCGGCGGTGCACGAGGCGAGTATGCGGCTGCGAAACGCGGCCGGGAACTTCTACGTCAATGACAAGCCGACCGGCGCGGTAGTGGGACAGCAGCCTTTCGGCGGCGCGCGCGGATCCGGCACGAACGACAAGGCGGGCTCGATGCTCAACCTCGTGCGCTGGGTGAGCGCGCGCGCGGTGAAGGAGACATTTTCGCCTCCGCACGAGTTCGGGTATCCGTCTATGGAACAGAAGTGACTAGTGACTAGTGACTAGTGACTAGTAACCGCCATCGCAGTTCACTAATCACCAATCACCAATCACTAATCACTAATCACTACTAGAACCGCGCCTCGAGATACAGGTACCCTCGCACGCCGCGATCCGGGCGGATGCCTTTCGCAATGTCGAAGCGCACGAGGCCATCGAGGAAAGACGCTCCCACTCCCGTGCCGCTGATCGGCGTTCCCGGGGAGCTGAAGTCGGCGCGATCTCCCGCCCAGCCGAAATCGGCGAAGACCACAGGCCGCGCCAGCACGAACGACGATCCGAGCTCCGCGCGCGCGAGCCAGTAGGAGTTTCCCGCACGCGTAGCGGGTGACTGCCCGCGGACCGTGTGCGCCCCGCCGAGGAACCACCAGCGCTGCATCGGCGGCGCGCCGCCCGACGTGCCGCCCCCGAACGTGAGCGCTCCGTCAGCTCGCGAGCCCAGTCCGTGCGAGACCGTGAAGTCGGCCGCGACGCGCGAGTAGTCGAACGAGCCCGCGGCGCCCTCCACGCGAATGTCGGACAGCAGCCGCCAGCCGTGCGGATCGAGCCCGCGCGAGCCGACGCGCCGCAGCGACAGCCCTCCAATAGTGCCGTTGGTGGCGTCGATGTTGTCGCCGAACTTGCGCCCGTTGATCGCCCGCGCGAGCGATACCGACGTCTCGGTTACCGCGTCGGAATGGTGCTCGGCGAACAGTCGCGAAACGATGCCGCGGGATCCCTCGGCGGGACCGCGCGTCAGCTCCGCGCCCCAGGCGCGATAGTAGAATCCTTCGTCGCGGCCCTCCAGGAGCGCGGCCAACGAGCTCCCGAACCCGAGCGGGTCGCCCCAGTCATTCGCCGCGGCCAACCGCCGGTACGCACCGACGCCTACGTCCGTGCGGCCATTGCTGCGCAGCAGCGACAGCTCCGCGTTAGGCTCCAGATCCGCCAGGCCCAGCCGCACGGACGCGTGCGCGGTGTACCCGCCGCCCAGCGACTGCCTCGCTGCGAGTCCGGTCGACAGTCCCTCGATGCGGTTGTAGCGCGACATCCCGATCCCGTACCGCAGCTCAACCGGGCCGCGAACGTACCCGGCCTGCGCCGCCATGCCGAGCGCGCGGTTGGTCAGCTCGTCGAGCTCCGCCGAGGAAAAGATCTCCTCGCCGGGATCGTACGGCGACTCCGGCAGCTCGGGTGACCGCGCCAGCGCCACCGAGTCGCACGGCACGCTGACGGAGACCGCCAGAGTGTTCTCGAACCGTGAAACGACTCGCTCGCGGCTCTCACCGGGCGCGCACGGCGCGCGCCTCGCCGCCCGCCGCGCGGCCACAGCCGCTGTGTCGGTCCGCGAAGTGTCGGCCGGCGTGACGACGACCGGCGCGAAATCGCTGGTGCCATTCACCTCGTCGTACGTGAAGCTTTGCTCCAGCTTGAACGGCACGCGCATTATCCCGACGTGGGCCGAGCCCTCGAGGGTCTGCAGCCGCGGCAGCCAGAACCGACCCTCGTGCAGTCCATACTCGACCGCCACGACCGATACGTTAGCGGTCATTGGCTTGAGCGCCGAGCAGACGACTCGCGGCTCACAGCCTTCACCCTCCTCCTCCTGCTCGACCTTCCAGATGTCCATCGGCTCGGACATGCGGTACACGGCGCGCACCAGCCGCCCCGTCGCGTCGTCGAACCAGAGTGAGGCGACACTGACGCGCCAATCCGGCTTGCGCGGCCGGACGCGCAGCTCGCGCACGCTGATCCGGGTCTCGCCGCCGATGCGGAACGACAGCGAGTCGCCGGTCTCGTACGTGTAGTACGCCTCGGCGCCGCGCGCGAGCGGGTTCACGATGTCGCTGTCCACCACGTCCAATCGCGCGAGCGACGCTCCCCACAGCGGCTCGCGGCCCGGGAAGTACGGAATCACCGGGACGCTGCTCAGCTCGGCGTCGATCTCTCCGCTCTTCCCCAGCATCGGCGCGGTTGTGCGCTCGCCCAACACCTGCACGCGGGCGCCGCGATCGCGGCGCCATTGCACGCGGGTGACGCGCTCGTACCGCGCCAGCAGGCGCTCGCGACCGAATCGCGTGAGCGACATCCCGATGCTCGCCCGCTCCCGGGTCTTCGAATCGTAGCCGAGCAGCGCCGAATCGTCGGCCACACGCGCCGTCCGCGCCCGCTCGAGCGTGGCACGCGCGAGCGGATCGGAAAACGCGGTGCGGATGTGCTCCGCGGTCACCGGGATGATCCTCGCGCGCCGCCGCGTGTCACGGATCGAGTCCCGCGCGGCGCGGCCGGCCTCTCTCGCCGCGGCCGCGCTGTCGGCTTTCTGCCGCGCGCGCTCGGCGGCCGCTGAATCCTGCTTCGAGCGGCCGCCGATGCTGACGGTTACGCCCTGGCCCAGCGCCAGGACTGCCGCGAAGGCCACCGCCGAAACGATCATCTGCGCCGCGACGGAATGCCGACCGACACGCCGAGCTGCCAGATCACGAAATCGGTCTTGGTGCGCGCGGGAAACAACGTCACGGATCCATCGTCGTTGTCCTGGATCCCGCCTTCGGGCAGATACGTCGCCTCGCCGCCGTAGTAATACTTGCCGCCCAGCGTCAGCATCGCGGTGGACGCGCGGCCGCCGATCGGGACGTACACACCGCCGCCGAACACGACCGCCGACGAGAAGTCGCTCGCGTTCTCGGTAGTAGCGAACGTCTCGGAGGTCTGCCGGTCCTCGATCGCGGAAGTCGTGCGGAAGTTCGTGATCGCGAACGCGGCGTTGGCGTACGGACGGATTGGGCCGGCCGGGAACGTGAACTGCGGGCCGATGCCGAGCCAGCCGATCATGTTGGTGGTCACGACGTCGGCCGTCACGCGGCCGCTGAAGCTGAACGCGATCGGCATGCTCTCCCGTCCGTACTGCAGCCCACCGAGCTCGGCCCGGACGCCGAACATTCCCGCCGGGTCGAGTCTAAGCATGCCGCCCGCGTTGAAGCCGTAGCCTTGGTCCACGTAGTTGGCGAACTCGCCCTTGGGCTTGGAGACGACGACGTCGCCGAAGACGACGAACCGTGGAACGGCGGCGCCCCGTATCGGCCGGCCGGTTTGGGCTTCCGGCGCGGACGCGGCTACGGCCAGAAACGCGAATGGCGCGAACAAGAAAATCCGTTTCATGTGTCTCCTCCCTACGGCTGTGAGCGCTCCAGGATTCAACGCGGCCGCCGTGCGCCGCGCCTTCGACAGGCCACCAAGGCAGGGTCGATGCCGACGGTCGCGCCAGGCCCATCACCTTAGGCACCAATGAGATGGCAAAAGTTCCGGCTCCGGCGCCGTACGCGAAGTGACACCCTGTCGCTACAATTAGCGTCCCCTACTGGCGACAGGAACAGATGACGGGCGGTGTACCGCGACTCAAGCTTTTATCGGCGTTTGCCGCCGTGTATCTCATCTGGGGCTCGAGCTACCTCGCGATCATCTGGGGACTCGAGACGATGCCGCCATTTCTGCTCGGAGCCGCCCGGTTCATTGCGGCCGGCTCCATCCTCTACGCGATCGCGGCGGCCCGCGGCAGCGCCGGATTCTCCCGCCGGCAACTGCTCAACGCTTGCGTCGTCGGCGCTTTGCTGCCGTTCCTCGGAAACGGGTCGCTGATATGGGCCCAGCAAAAGATCCCGTCCGGGATCGCGGCGTTGATCGTCGCGACGGTGCCGCTGTGGATGGTCGTCATCCAGACGGTCGTCGAGCACGTGCGGCCGGGTCTTCAGATCTGGACGGGGGTCGGCCTCGGAATCGTCGGTCTGGCGATCCTGGTTGGGACGGGCGGCGAAGCCCCGGGCGCCATTCACGTTCCGTCCGCTCTGATTCTGTGCGGCGGATCCATCGCGTGGGCGGCCGGGTCCATCTACTCGCGCAACGCCGATCTCCCCGATTCGGGACTCGCTTCGGCCGCGCTGACGATGCTCGCGGCCGGCGTGTTCTTCTCCGTGGCATCGTTTGCCGCGGGAGACCATCGCACGGTCGATCTCGCAGCGGTCTCGCTGCGATCGATTGCCGGGTTGGCATACCTGGCGATCCTCGGATCGGTCATCGCCTACAGCGCGTACATCTGGCTGCTCCAGGTGAGCAGCCCCGCGCGCGTCGCGACGTATGCCTACGTGAATCCCGTGATCGCGGTGTTCCTGGGTTGGGCGTTCGCGGGTGAGCCGTTCACGGTCCGGACGATGATCGCCGCCGGGGTGATCCTGGCGGCCGTAATCCTGATAACGACGGCGCCGCAGCCCGCTCGACGCGCCTACTCGGACGGCACCTGAGGCTTTCAACCTTCGGCCGGTATCCCCTGTCAAAACTTTAGCGGCGAGGCTGCGTAGGTAGGCTGTACCCAACAACTCCGGAGACACCATGCATTCCACACTTCTGACCGCCACGCTCCTGCTTGGCGCGGCTCAGAGCGCGCTGGCCCAGAGCTCCGACCAGTGCCGCCACGAGGCTCACCGCACGGCCAACGTCGATGCGGCGGGAGCCCGCCTCCTGACGGTCAAGGCCGGCGCCGGCTCGCTCCGGATCGAAGGCAAGGCCGGCCTGGACCGCGTGGTCATCCGCGGGCGCGCCTGCGCCTCCGACGCCCGCCTGCTGGAGGAGATCGAGCTTCGCGCGAACCGGCGGGGCTCCGACGTAGTCGTCGAGGCCACGGCGCGCGTCGAGGGCTGGAGCTTCACCGGAATGCGGTATGCGAGTCTGGACCTCGTCATCGAAGTCCCCGCCCGGATGGCGGCCGAGATCGCGGACGGCAGCGGGAGCATCGACATCTCCAACCTCGGCGCGGTCGGCATCACGGACGGCTCCGGCGAGATCACCGGCAGCGATCTCCACGGGGACGTGCGAATCCAGGACGGTTCCGGCGGCATCAAGCTGACCAACCTTGCCGGTGCCGTGAACATTCACGACGGATCCGGCTCGATCGAGCTGCGCAACATCGGCGGGCTGATCGACATCACCGACGGCTCCGGTGAGATCGACGTGCGGACCGCGAGGAACAGCGTTCGAATCAGCGACGGGTCCGGCGGCATCGAAGTGGCCGACGTCGATGGCGACTTCACCGTCACCCGCGGCGGCTCGGGCGGGATCGGCTACAGCAACGTGAAGGGAAGAGTGGACATCCCCAGCCGGCGCGGCCGGCGCGGCCGGCGCAGCGAAGCGCTCTAGGCTTCGCTCCCGAGCCGCTCGATGATCGCTGCGGCTTCGGCGAGCAGCGCCAGATCCGACCGGTCGAGCGCCGCGAGATCCGCCGCCAGGGTCGCCACGCGGCGGCCGCGAGCGGCATGGAGGATCCGCGCGCCCTTCGCGGTCGCGCGGATCCAAGCCACTCGGCCGTCATCCCGGTCGGGTTCCCTTGCCACGAGACCGTCGCGCTCCATGGCGGCCACGAGCCGGGTCATCGTGGGCGCGGTGACCTGCTCCGCGAGCGCGAGCTGGCCCATGGTCACCGGTCCAGCGAACACGACCACCGACAGCGCCGACAGCCGGGCCGCGGTGATTCCGCTCCGGTCGTCCTGTTTTCGCAGCCGCCGGAGAAGATGGATCGCCGCGGAATGCAGCCGGTCGGCGACCGCGGCCTGATCTCTCGACGAAGGGGTCTTGCGGCCCAATAGTTAGCTCGGCTAAGATTATTGTTAGCTGAGCTAAGTATATCCCGAAGCCAATGGAGCCGCAATGCCGCACGCGAGCGATCTGGCCGATGCCACCGTGGGACAGCTGCTGATTCCGGTCGAGGACCTGGACCGCGCGATCCCGTACTACCGCGACACGCTGGGGCTGAAGTATCTGTTCTCCGCCCCGCCGCAGATGAGCTTCTTCCAGGCGGGGGGTGTCAGGCTGCTCGTCGGAGTGCCCGAGGCCGGGCAACCGCGCGGGCGGGGATCAGCGGTCTACTTCAAGGTCTCCGACATCCACGCCGTGTACGCCACGCTCAAGCAGCGCGGCGTCGAGTTCCCGTCCGAGCCGAAGCTCATCCATAAGACTCCGGCTTCAGAGCTGTGGCTGGTGGAATTCCGGGATCCGGATGGAAATCAGCTGGCCTTGATGAGCGAAATCGCGCCATGAGCCACTCGCGCCACTCGTCCAGGATCTCGTAGAAAGTCGGGATCACCAGCAGCGTCAGGAAAGTCGAGGTGATCACGCCGCCAATCACCGCGCGGCCCAGCGGCGCGCGGAACTGCGCGCCCTCACCGCTGCCGATCGCGATCGGCAGCATGCCGGCTACGAGCGCGAGCGTCGTCATGATGATTGGCCGCAGCCGGATCGCGCCGGCTTGGATCAGCGCGTCGCGCAGTGACAATCCTTCGCGCTCGCGCGCCCATTTCGCGAAATCGATCAGCAGGATCGCGTTCTTCGCCACCAGTCCGGCCAGCAGCATCACGCCGATCAGGCTCATGAGGTTGATCGTGCCGCCCGTCAACAGGAGCGCCAGCATCACGCCGATCAGGGACAGCGGCAGCGACACCATGATCGCGAGCGGGTCCACGAACGACCCGAACTGCATCACCAGGATCAGGTACATCAGCAGGATCGCCACGCCCAGCGCAGCGAAGATTCCGCCGAACACCTCCGCCTGGTCCTCGGTCTCTCCGCCCTGCGTGATGGTCACGCCGGGAGGGAGCGGGACATCGTCTATGCGCTGCTCTATGTCCTTCATGACTGCGTTCACCGGCTTGCCGCTAGTGTTCGCTTCGACCGTCACGACCACGTCGCCGTCGAGGTGATCGATCTGCGCGGGCCCGATGGATTGCTCCACCCGCGCGAGCTGGCCGAGCGGCACGATCGCGGGCGGCCCTCCGGTAGAGGCTCCCGACAGCACGATCGGGAGCTGCCGGAGATCGTCGACCCGCTGTCGCGCCTGCGGCACCAGCCGCACGGTCACCTCCCGCGTCTCACCGGAAGGATCGACCCAGTCCCCCGTCTTGATGCCGGCGAAGGCCGGGCGCAGCGACTGCGCAATCTCACCGACCGTCACGCCCATCGCTCCGGCCAGACTCCGGTCGATCTTGATGCTGACCTCCGGCTTCTGCCCCTTGGTCGAGAGCTCCACGTCCACGGCGCCCGCGGCTTTTCTCACCTGGGTTGCGATCGCCTCCGCTGTGGCGGTAAGCGTAGTCGCGTCGGCGCCGCGGACCTGCAGCTGAATCTGCTTCTCGCCTCCGCCCCAGTCCGTGGTCGTCACCGCTGATGTCATGCCCGCGATCTGCTTGACCTCCGTGCGCAGCGCGCGCGCCAGCTCCTCGGCGCTCGTCTCACGCTCGCCGCGAGGCGACAGCTTCCCGTAGACTATTGCCTCGTCCACCGCGCCGGTGGCCGCGCCGAGCGTCGTGTACGAGTACAGGACTTCCGGGTGCGCCCGCACGAGCCGCGCCGCCTCCTCCGCCTTCACGCGCGTGTAATCGAGGTTCGACCCGGGTGGTGTCTTTACCTCCACGAAGATCTCGGACGTGTCGTCCTCCGGCCAAAAGGCCCCGCCGATGATGCCGGTGGCCGGGAGAGCCAGAGCTACGACGAACGATCCAACGGCGATGCCGACCATTGCCGCGCGGTGATCCAGCGCCCAGCCGATGACCTTCTTGTAGCGAACCGCCAGCGAATTGAACCAGGTGTTGAATCGGTCCAGCACGCGCGAGATCGGGTTGCGCCGCTCGTGCGCCTCCAGCTGCGGATCGGCCCAGTACGCCGACAGCATCGGGTCGAGCGAGAAGGAGACGAACAGCGAGACGAGCACGGACGACGCTATGGTGAGCGCGAACGGCTTGAACCATTGTCCGGCGAGGCCGTAGATGAACCCGATCGGCACGAACACCGCGACGATGGAGAAGGTCGTCGCGGCTACGGCGAGCCCGATCTCGTCGGTGCCTTCCTTCGCCGCCCGCATGTGATCCTTTCCCATCTCGATATGCCGCACGATGTTCTCGCGCACCACGATCGCGTCGTCGATCAGGATTCCGATCGCGAGTGAGAGACCCAGCAGCGACATCGTATTGAGCGTGAAGCCAAACGCCCACACCGCGATGAACGCCGCCAGCACCGAGACCGGAAGCGCCAGACCCGTGATGATCGTGGAGCGCCACGAGTTGAGGAAGACGAATACGACGAGCACGGTCAGCATCGCGCCCTCGAGCAGCGCCATCTCTACGTCACCCACCGAGTTCTCCACGCGCACGCCTGCGTCGCGCACGACCGTAAAGTCAACCCCGGGGGGGAGCGTCTGCTGCAGCTGGGCCAGCTTCGCCTTGATCCGGTCGCTGACGTCGGTCGTGCTGTAGCCTTGCGCCTTCGTGAGCGCGAGACCGACGGCCTCACTCCCGTTGTACATCGCGAGCGACCGCGCCTCCTCGCTACCATCCCGCACGTTGGCCACTTCGCCGAGCCGGATCACGCGGCCGCCGCGCTCGGCGACGACGAGCTGAAGGAAATCCTCCGGGCGCTCGAGCCGCCCTTGCAGCCGGATCGTCCGCTCGTCCAGCGTTCCCGTCAGCCGCCCGACGGGGACGGCGAGGTTCTGGGACCGCAGCGCGCCGACCACCTGCGTCACGCTCACTCCCACGGCGCGAAGCGCTTCGGGCCTGAGCTCGACGGTCAGCTCGCGCTGCACGTCCCCGAACATCTGCACCCCGGCCACGCCGCTCACTCCGCGGAGCTGGCTCACGATGTCGGGGTCCACGATCCGCGTCAGCTGCGCGGGCGTGTACGCCGGTGACACGAGCGCCACCTGCACGATCGGAAACTCAGTGGGATCGAACCGCTGCAGAAGCGGCTCCTCCATCTCGAGCGGCAGATCGATCCGGATCGCCGAGATCGCGTCGCGGATGTCCTGCGTGCCCTCCTGCAGGTTCTTCTCGAAGACGTACTCAACGAGGACCTGCGCGAAGCCGTCGAACGCGCTCCCGTTGATCTCCTTCACCCCGGAGATCCCCTTGATCGCGTCCTCGACCGGGTTCAGGACTTCCCGCTCGACCGTAGTCGGCGATGCTCCCGGATACGGGATGCCGACGAACACGAACGGCGGATTGACCTCCGGGAACTCGTCGGTCTTGAGCTGGGCGAGCGCGAACAAGCCGAACACGACCAGCGCGACCGTCGTCACCACCGTTATGAGCGGGCGCTTGATCGCGAAGTCGGAGATCATCATGGCTGATTCGCTCCGCCGGCGGGCGCGGCAGGCGCCGGCGGCGCGGGCCGCAGCGCCGTGTCACCGATGGCCGCGACGATTCGCACGGGAGTGCCCGGCGTGATCCCCCGCGCCGCGCCGATGAGCAGCGTGTCGCCGGCGAGCAGTCCCGCCGTGATCTCCACCAGCTCGCCTGCCTCGTCCCTCGCCCCCAGCGCCACGCTCACGCGCTCCACTATTCCTCGCTTCACGCGCAGCGCGGCGGGCGCCGAGCCGCGCTCGTCTATTGCCGCGTCGGGCGCCACCAGCCCGTTGCGCGTGCTGGTCGACAGCCTGCCCGTCGCCTGCAGTCCGCCGACCAGCGCGCGGCCCGCGTTCGGGATCGACGCGACGATCTGCACCTGCCGTGTCACCGGATCCACGACCGGGCTCACGCGCGTGACGCGGCCGAGAAACTCGCGAGTGCCGTAGCCGCTGACGGTGAACTTCACCGGCAGCCCTACGCGCACGTCGGTCAGCTGCTCCACGGGAATCGCGGCCTCGAGGCGCATGCTCCCCGGATCCACCACCGTGTACAGCAGCGTCCCCGGCTGCACGACGTCGCCGGCGGAGACGCTCTTCTGGCCGATGACTCCCGCGAACGGCGCGCGTACGGTCGTGTTGCCGAGCTGCTTGGCCGCCGACGCCATGCGCGCCCGCGCATCGGCCAGCATCGCGCGCGAGTTGGTCACGGCAGCTCGCGCCATCTCCAGCTCGCGCTCCGCGATTGCGCCCGCCTCGTGCAGCCGCCGGGCTCTTTCCAGCTCGCGATTAGCTATTGAATACGAGTTCTCCGCCGCCGTCACGGCCGAGCGCGCCGACAGATAAGCATCGTCGCTACCGCCCGCCTCGATCCGCGCCAGCACGGTCCCGGCGGCCACGGACTGTCCCTGGTCGACGTACGTCTGCAGGACGCTGCCGGCCATCTGCGACCGGACGCTCGCCTCCCGCTCGTGCCGCAGCGTGCCCGAGAAGGCGGGGCCGGAAGTCAGCGGCTGCGCTCTCACGACGACGAGATTCTCCTGCCCTACGCTCACGGGCTGGGTGGCCGTCGCTGCCGCGGCGTCGTCCGCGTCACCCCCGCAGGCGGAAAGAGCTACCGCGGCCAGAGCGAGCAATACGACCCGGCGAAAGGTGTATGCGATCATGGAATCGTGGTTCCCGGTATCTGTTGTTGCGCCGCCTGCTGTGCCTGCGGCTGCGTGGTGTTGCTGCGCGGCGGCTCGGGCGGCGGCGCCTGCTGCACCGGCAGCTGGATTCCCGCCGACTGCAGCTGCAGCGGCAGATCCTGCAGCAACGCCACGCGCACGATCGCCAGCTGGAGATTGCGCGCGGCGGTAGCGCGATTCACCTGCGCCTGCTCGAGCAGCAGCCTGGAGTCGTCCAGCTCGAGCTGCGTCGAGATTCCCTCGCGGTACCGCACCTGCGCGATGCTGTATGCGCGCTCCGCCTGCTCGGCGGTGCCCGCGCTCGCTTCCCACGCCCCGCGCGCCTGGGCCAGCGCGGTCTCCTGCACGCGCAAGTCGAGCGCGGCGAGATCGCGCGTCTGTTCGAGCCTCGCGCGCGATTCTTCCAGCGACGCGCGCGCGGCCATCTCTTCACCGCGCTGCCGCCCGCCGGTGAACAGCGGAACCTGCGCGCCCACTCCCACGGTCCAGTTCTCCCGGAACTCGTTGTTGCCTGGGAAGCCGCTCGTGGGAAACGCCACGCGGCCGTAGTTGGACGTCAGCGACACGGACGGGAGCCGCTGCGCGCGGATCGCCCGCAGCGACGCCTGCCCCGCGTCCACTCCCGCCCGCGCCGCCCGCACCGGAGCGCGCGAATCGACGTCGTCGGCAGCCGTGGACAGCGTGATGGGCTCGATGGCGGCGTATACCGCCGTGGTGTCGTCCACCGGAGTCACCAGCTGCACCGGCGCGTCGAGCGGAAGGTCCAGCAGCTGCCGCAGGCGCAGGAGCGCGATCTCCCGCTCGCTCTGCCGCTGCACGAGCACCGGCCGCTGATTGTCGCGCGCCACTCGCGCTCGCAACAGCTCGAACTCGGAAGTCCTTCCGACGTCGCGCGCGAGCTGGACCTGCGATACGACGGCGTCCGACTGGCGGAGCGACAGCTCCGCGATGGCCGCGAGCCGGGCCGACAGCGCCGCGTCGAAGTACGCCTGCGCCACCGTCAATGCCGCCTGCGCGCGCTCGGAGGCGAGCGTGACTTCCGCGGCGCGGCGGCCCGCGCGCGCCGCCGCGATCTGCGAGCGGACGCGCCCCCCGCTGAAGATGTTCTGCGACAGCGACAGGCCGAGGTTGTACTGGTTGGCCGCGCCGAAGCCGAGGTCGCCGAGCCCGCCGAATGGGTTCGTCCCGAGCGCGCAGCGCTGCGCGTCCTCGAGCCCGGCGAGACGCTCGGCCGTAGTCGCGGCCGGATCTCGCAGGTACTGCTCGCACGGGCCCGGCGGCCCCGTGGAAGTCGACGTGTCCGGGCTGGAGAGAGCGGAGAACTGCGAGCGCAAAGTCCTGGTGTAGCCGGCCGAGCCGAACAGCTGCGGGAGCAGCTGGCTGGTGGCCTGCAGCTCCTGACCGCGGGCGCGGGTAACGCCCGCGCGCGCAATCCGCACGTCGTGGCTCTTCCGCTCGGCAAGTCGCACCGCTTCCGTGAGCGAGAGACTGATCGTTCCG
This sequence is a window from Gemmatimonadaceae bacterium. Protein-coding genes within it:
- a CDS encoding efflux RND transporter permease subunit translates to MMISDFAIKRPLITVVTTVALVVFGLFALAQLKTDEFPEVNPPFVFVGIPYPGASPTTVEREVLNPVEDAIKGISGVKEINGSAFDGFAQVLVEYVFEKNLQEGTQDIRDAISAIRIDLPLEMEEPLLQRFDPTEFPIVQVALVSPAYTPAQLTRIVDPDIVSQLRGVSGVAGVQMFGDVQRELTVELRPEALRAVGVSVTQVVGALRSQNLAVPVGRLTGTLDERTIRLQGRLERPEDFLQLVVAERGGRVIRLGEVANVRDGSEEARSLAMYNGSEAVGLALTKAQGYSTTDVSDRIKAKLAQLQQTLPPGVDFTVVRDAGVRVENSVGDVEMALLEGAMLTVLVVFVFLNSWRSTIITGLALPVSVLAAFIAVWAFGFTLNTMSLLGLSLAIGILIDDAIVVRENIVRHIEMGKDHMRAAKEGTDEIGLAVAATTFSIVAVFVPIGFIYGLAGQWFKPFALTIASSVLVSLFVSFSLDPMLSAYWADPQLEAHERRNPISRVLDRFNTWFNSLAVRYKKVIGWALDHRAAMVGIAVGSFVVALALPATGIIGGAFWPEDDTSEIFVEVKTPPGSNLDYTRVKAEEAARLVRAHPEVLYSYTTLGAATGAVDEAIVYGKLSPRGERETSAEELARALRTEVKQIAGMTSAVTTTDWGGGEKQIQLQVRGADATTLTATAEAIATQVRKAAGAVDVELSTKGQKPEVSIKIDRSLAGAMGVTVGEIAQSLRPAFAGIKTGDWVDPSGETREVTVRLVPQARQRVDDLRQLPIVLSGASTGGPPAIVPLGQLARVEQSIGPAQIDHLDGDVVVTVEANTSGKPVNAVMKDIEQRIDDVPLPPGVTITQGGETEDQAEVFGGIFAALGVAILLMYLILVMQFGSFVDPLAIMVSLPLSLIGVMLALLLTGGTINLMSLIGVMLLAGLVAKNAILLIDFAKWAREREGLSLRDALIQAGAIRLRPIIMTTLALVAGMLPIAIGSGEGAQFRAPLGRAVIGGVITSTFLTLLVIPTFYEILDEWREWLMARFRSSRPADFHPDPGIPPATALKPESYG
- a CDS encoding efflux RND transporter periplasmic adaptor subunit, with amino-acid sequence MIAYTFRRVVLLALAAVALSACGGDADDAAAATATQPVSVGQENLVVVRAQPLTSGPAFSGTLRHEREASVRSQMAGSVLQTYVDQGQSVAAGTVLARIEAGGSDDAYLSARSAVTAAENSYSIANRELERARRLHEAGAIAERELEMARAAVTNSRAMLADARARMASAAKQLGNTTVRAPFAGVIGQKSVSAGDVVQPGTLLYTVVDPGSMRLEAAIPVEQLTDVRVGLPVKFTVSGYGTREFLGRVTRVSPVVDPVTRQVQIVASIPNAGRALVGGLQATGRLSTSTRNGLVAPDAAIDERGSAPAALRVKRGIVERVSVALGARDEAGELVEITAGLLAGDTLLIGAARGITPGTPVRIVAAIGDTALRPAPPAPAAPAGGANQP
- a CDS encoding TolC family protein, yielding MTRDSALLRQAVAVLLAATVASTAAAQDPVRPARTDSAGTISLSLTEAVRLAERKSHDVRIARAGVTRARGQELQATSQLLPQLFGSAGYTRTLRSQFSALSSPDTSTSTGPPGPCEQYLRDPAATTAERLAGLEDAQRCALGTNPFGGLGDLGFGAANQYNLGLSLSQNIFSGGRVRSQIAAARAGRRAAEVTLASERAQAALTVAQAYFDAALSARLAAIAELSLRQSDAVVSQVQLARDVGRTSEFELLRARVARDNQRPVLVQRQSEREIALLRLRQLLDLPLDAPVQLVTPVDDTTAVYAAIEPITLSTAADDVDSRAPVRAARAGVDAGQASLRAIRAQRLPSVSLTSNYGRVAFPTSGFPGNNEFRENWTVGVGAQVPLFTGGRQRGEEMAARASLEESRARLEQTRDLAALDLRVQETALAQARGAWEASAGTAEQAERAYSIAQVRYREGISTQLELDDSRLLLEQAQVNRATAARNLQLAIVRVALLQDLPLQLQSAGIQLPVQQAPPPEPPRSNTTQPQAQQAAQQQIPGTTIP